The following are from one region of the Mauremys reevesii isolate NIE-2019 linkage group 2, ASM1616193v1, whole genome shotgun sequence genome:
- the LOC120397625 gene encoding fatty acid-binding protein, adipocyte-like has product MCDLFMGTWKLISSENFEDYMRELGVGFATRKMAGVAKPNVIISTNGDVITIRTESTFKNTEISFKLGQEFEETTADDRKVKSIITLDNGSLIQVQKWDGKETTLIRKLVDGKLVVECTMNNVTCTRVYETA; this is encoded by the exons ATGTGTGATCTATTTATGGGCACCTGGAAACTCATTTCCAGTGAAAACTTTGAGGACTATATGAGAGAACTGG GTGTGGGCTTTGCTACTAGGAAAATGGCTGGTGTGGCCAAGCCCAATGTAATCATAAGCACCAATGGAGATGTGATAACCATCAGAACAGAGAGTACCTTCAAAAATACAGAGATCTCTTTCAAGCTGGGTCAGGAGTTTGAAGAGACCACAGCAGATGACAGGAAAGTTAAG AGCATCATAACACTAGACAATGGCTCACTGATTCAGGTGCAGAAATGGGATGGAAAAGAGACCACATTAATAAGAAAATTGGTGGATGGGAAGCTGGTAGTG GAATGTACCATGAACAATGTTACCTGCACGAGGGTCTATGAGACTGCATGA